The nucleotide window AAGTTCCTGCAAACCGCGTTGTTAAGCACAAAGGCGCAGTTGTTTACAGAGGTCATGACCGGACTGGTTAAATTCACCGTGGGTCGGGATCGTCCGGACGATGGACACGGGAAGGTCTCTTTCCATCCCTTCCATGATTTTGATGGCTCCTTTCCTTCAGGTCATGCGGCCCGATCTTTTGCAATGGCGGCCGTGTTTGCCGACCGCTATGGACCCCCTGTACCACTCTTAGCCTATTCGGCCGCGGTGTTGATCAGTCTTTCGGGGGTTTCCCAGGACGATCATTTCGCCTCAGACGTGCTGGCCGGAGCCGCTTTAGGTTTTGCCATGGGGAAGGTGCTGAGCCGCTGTCACCGGGAGCCTGATGCCAGGTGGGCCGTGCTTCCCTTTATTACGAATACCAGGCGCGGAATAGGGTTAACTATCAGGTACACGTTTTAGGCCGATACGATACATACAGTATTGCGTTTGAAATAAGAGCAGATCCCGGAATTCAGGGATCACCCTATCCT belongs to Deltaproteobacteria bacterium and includes:
- a CDS encoding phosphatase PAP2 family protein translates to MILKKRWHIEIFMAVFAFLTACGLAVSLCSAEAGESAAFCIMDQAGPGLARDTKYIFGAALRPDKQDALTIARLAAAMGALVIIDEDIQDFFQTNRTETINRIGDYLRTIGSAESVFIGNIGLIGAGLWLRRHKRGDKFLQTALLSTKAQLFTEVMTGLVKFTVGRDRPDDGHGKVSFHPFHDFDGSFPSGHAARSFAMAAVFADRYGPPVPLLAYSAAVLISLSGVSQDDHFASDVLAGAALGFAMGKVLSRCHREPDARWAVLPFITNTRRGIGLTIRYTF